A single window of Mycolicibacterium madagascariense DNA harbors:
- a CDS encoding YqgE/AlgH family protein, with translation MSEEPDDHIAPATNRVRAGTLLLANTDLMEPTFRRSVIYVVEHNDGGTLGVVLNRPSETAVFNVLPQWTKLATKPKTMFVGGPVKRDAALCLATLRAGRQPHDVPGLRHVQGRIVMVDLDADPDAIEPIVEGVRIYAGYSGWTIGQLEGEIERDDWIVLSALPSDVLVEPRVDLWGRVLRRQPMPLSLLATHPIDVSRN, from the coding sequence GTGTCGGAGGAACCGGATGACCACATCGCACCTGCGACGAACCGGGTCCGTGCGGGCACGCTCCTGCTCGCCAACACCGATCTCATGGAGCCGACGTTCCGCCGCAGCGTCATCTACGTCGTCGAGCACAACGACGGCGGCACCCTCGGCGTGGTGTTGAACCGGCCCAGCGAAACCGCCGTCTTCAACGTGCTGCCGCAGTGGACGAAGCTCGCGACGAAGCCCAAGACGATGTTCGTCGGCGGGCCGGTCAAACGCGACGCCGCCCTCTGCCTGGCCACCTTGCGGGCGGGGCGCCAGCCGCACGACGTGCCCGGTCTGCGCCACGTCCAGGGCCGCATCGTGATGGTCGACCTCGACGCCGATCCCGACGCCATCGAGCCCATCGTCGAGGGTGTGCGGATCTACGCCGGGTACTCGGGCTGGACCATCGGGCAGCTCGAGGGTGAGATCGAGCGTGACGACTGGATCGTGTTGTCGGCGTTGCCATCCGACGTCCTGGTCGAGCCGCGGGTGGATCTGTGGGGGCGGGTGCTGCGGCGTCAGCCGATGCCGCTGTCGCTCCTGGCGACCCACCCGATCGACGTCAGTCGCAACTAG